A section of the Phycodurus eques isolate BA_2022a chromosome 4, UOR_Pequ_1.1, whole genome shotgun sequence genome encodes:
- the onecutl gene encoding one cut domain, family member, like, which yields MDGSLGEMSLHGHAELHSRDLSAAFPRPPLGGGPLLEPEARAPPPAFEHSMSALGYSGDSPSGSGSTYTTLTPLQPFDDKFHHHHHHHHPCLPVSNVIGSFTLMREERAGLPHNFYNPYAKDLGMTQSLTPPSSGLGSMHSYGNPNGGGGGGGSSGQMLHGGYDVHGGSLFCRTSDFAREMSPPGLGAGDMSMGHQLNKMDGAGHHPHIYSQHYQAHHHPSQQAAKIVDHLHSLSSSPGDGAPGGGSPGGGGGGGGEEINTRDVAQRIITELKRYSIPQAIFAERVLCRSQGTLSDLLRNPKPWAKLKSGRETFKRMLRWLQEPEFQRMASLRLEACKRKEQEQSKLERNQGPKRTRLVFTDLQRRTLLAIFRENHRPTKDLQVTISQQLGLELSTVSNFFMNARRRNLNKWSDEGRPSSTGSSGSSASSSAVSCSTA from the exons ATGGACGGGAGTCTAGGAGAGATGTCGCTGCACGGCCACGCCGAGCTGCACTCGCGGGACCTCTCGGCCGCCTTTCCCCGGCCCCCTCTGGGTGGCGGCCCCCTTCTGGAACCCGAGGCGCGGGCTCCTCCGCCCGCCTTCGAGCACTCCATGTCGGCACTGGGCTACAGCGGCGACTCCCCGTCCGGGTCGGGCAGCACCTACACCACGTTGACCCCCTTGCAGCCCTTCGACGACAAgttccaccaccaccaccaccaccaccacccctgcCTCCCCGTCAGCAATGTCATCGGGAGTTTCACGCTAATGCGCGAGGAGCGAGCCGGCCTTCCCCACAACTTCTACAATCCCTACGCCAAAGACCTCGGCATGACCCAGAGTCTGACGCCACCCTCCTCTGGCTTGGGGTCCATGCACAGCTACGGGAACCCCAATgggggcggcggcggaggaggcaGTAGTGGACAGATGCTCCACGGTGGCTACGACGTCCACGGCGGGAGCCTGTTCTGCAGGACGTCGGACTTTGCTCGAGAGATGTCGCCCCCGGGACTGGGCGCCGGCGACATGTCCATGGGGCACCAGCTGaacaaaatggacggggcgggCCACCACCCTCACATCTACAGCCAGCACTACCAGGcgcaccaccaccccagtcagcAGGCCGCCAAGATCGTTGACCACCTGCATTCCCTGTCGTCTTCCCCGGGGGACGGCGCCCCAGGTGGCGGGTCCCCaggcggaggcggcggcggcggcggggaggAGATCAACACCCGTGACGTGGCTCAGAGGATCATCACAGAGCTGAAGAGGTACAGCATCCCGCAGGCCATCTTCGCCGAGCGCGTCCTGTGCCGCTCGCAGGGGACGCTCTCCGACCTCCTGAGGAACCCCAAACCCTGGGCCAAGCTCAAGTCCGGACGGGAGACCTTCAAGAGGATGTTGCGATGGCTGCAGGAACCCGAGTTCCAGAGGATGGCTTCGCTCCGCCTGGAGG CTTGCAAACGAAAGGAGCAGGAGCAGAGCAAACTGGAGCGGAACCAGGGGCCCAAGCGGACCCGGCTGGTGTTCACCGATCTCCAACGCCGCACACTGTTGGCCATCTTCCGGGAGAACCACCGGCCCACCAAGGACCTGCAGGTGACCATCTCGCAGCAGCTGGGCTTGGAGCTCTCCACCGTCAGCAACTTCTTCATGAACGCACGCCGCCGCAACCTCAACAAGTGGAGCGACGAGGGCCGCCCGTCTTCCACCGGGTCTTCGGGATCCAGCGCCTCGTCCTCGGCGGTATCCTGCAGCACGGCGTGA
- the ctsk gene encoding cathepsin K, translated as MWQRCVSVLLLAVSAVARLDQVTLDSQWEQWKITHDREYNGLDEEGIRRAIWEKNALMIEAHNQEAALGIHSYELGMNHLGDMTSEEVVEKMTGLEIPMTRERGFTVSPEQQAYALPKLVDYREKGMVTPVKDQGSCGSCWAFSSAGALEGQLAKTTGELRDLSPQNLVDCVTENSGCGGGYMTNAFKYVRDNGGIDSEEAYPYVGQAQICRYNSSGTAAECRSYKEIPEGNEHALAVALFKVGPISVGIDASQGTFQFYQRGIYYDPNCNKDDVNHAVLAVGYGVTPRGKKYWIIKNSWSESWGKKGYIKMARNRGNLCGIANLASYPVV; from the exons atGTGGCAGCGTTGTGTTAGCGTGTTGCTGCTGGCCGTGTCGGCTGTGGCCCGTCTGGATCAGGTGACCCTGGACAGCCAATGGGAGCAGTGGAAGATAACGCACGATCGGGAATACAATGGCTTG GACGAGGAGGGCATCCGACGGGCCATCTGGGAGAAGAACGCGCTGATGATCGAGGCCCACAACCAGGAGGCGGCGCTGGGCATACACTCGTACGAGCTGGGCATGAACCACCTGGGAGACATG ACGTCGGAGGAAGTGGTGGAAAAGATGACGGGCTTGGAGATCCCCATGACGAGGGAACGCGGCTTCACCGTGAGTCCGGAGCAGCAGGCCTACGCGTTACCCAAGTTGGTGGACTACCGCGAGAAGGGCATGGTGACACCCGTCAAAGACCAG GGTTCGTGCGGCTCCTGCTGGGCCTTCAGCTCAGCGGGGGCCCTGGAGGGTCAACTGGCCAAGACCACGGGTGAGCTGCGGGACCTTAGTCCTCAGAACCTGGTGGACTGTGTGACAGAGAACAGCGGCTGCGGGGGAGGATACATGACCAACGCCTTCAAGTACGTGAGGGACAACGGAGGCAtcgactcggaggaggcctacCCCTACGTGGGACAG GCGCAGATATGCCGCTACAACTCGTCAGGCACGGCGGCCGAGTGCCGCAGCTACAAGGAAATTCCCGAAGGCAACGAGCACGCCCTGGCTGTGGCGCTCTTCAAGGTCGGACCCATCTCTGTCGGCATCGACGCTTCCCAGGGGACCTTCCAGTTCTACCAGAGAG GCATTTACTACGACCCCAACTGCAACAAGGACGACGTCAACCACGCCGTGCTGGCGGTGGGCTACGGCGTTACACCCAGGGGCAAAAAGTACTGGATCATCAAGAACAG CTGGAGCGAGAGCTGGGGCAAAAAAGGCTACATCAAGATGGCGCGTAACCGTGGCAACCTGTGCGGCATTGCCAACCTGGCCAGCTACCCCGTCGTGTGA